One stretch of Amycolatopsis sp. NBC_00345 DNA includes these proteins:
- a CDS encoding MCE family protein produces the protein MITLRRRLLGLLLVALLVGGIALSIALYNKSFTSFVTVKLEADSIGNQLLKQSDVKVRGLIVGSVDDIEVTNDGAELTLRLDPASAKLIPQNVSARFLPKTLFGERYVSLEIPKDPATRTLATGDVIPQDRTSSAIDLEQAFEHLLPVLQAVQPQKLSSTLTAISTALQGRGKPLGDTLSQLGDYIGQLNPHEPQLQHDLKALAQFSGNLSNSAPDLVQSLDNLSTTTRTVADEQQNLSSLYGNLTTASQDLQTFLENNSQNIISLAGTARPTAELLAKYAPEYPCVIGQMAKMVPVIDKALGKGTGQPGLHATLEVVVNRGPYKAGQDEPRFDDKRGPRCYDLNPAPNPFPQEPPDGAFKDGTSHTPAPKTVGEGLNPANFKADAAGLNGSGATGGDPAYSTGENEFLSQLIGPQVGMAASDFPGWGSLLVGPLYRGTEVTVK, from the coding sequence ATGATCACACTGCGGCGCAGGCTGCTCGGCCTGCTGCTCGTGGCCCTGCTGGTGGGGGGCATCGCGCTGAGTATCGCGTTGTACAACAAGTCGTTCACCAGCTTCGTCACCGTGAAGCTCGAGGCCGACAGCATCGGCAACCAGCTGCTCAAGCAGTCGGACGTGAAGGTGCGCGGGTTGATCGTCGGCTCGGTCGACGACATCGAGGTGACCAACGACGGCGCCGAGCTGACCCTGCGGCTCGACCCGGCGTCGGCGAAGCTGATCCCGCAGAACGTCTCGGCGCGGTTCCTGCCGAAGACGCTGTTCGGCGAGCGGTACGTCTCGCTGGAGATCCCGAAGGACCCGGCCACCCGGACGCTGGCCACCGGCGACGTGATCCCGCAGGACCGCACGTCGAGCGCGATCGACCTGGAGCAGGCGTTCGAGCACCTGCTGCCGGTGCTGCAGGCCGTGCAGCCGCAGAAGCTTTCGAGCACGCTCACCGCGATCTCGACCGCGCTGCAGGGCCGCGGCAAGCCGCTCGGCGACACGCTTTCCCAGCTGGGCGACTACATCGGCCAGCTGAACCCGCACGAGCCGCAGCTGCAGCACGACCTCAAGGCGCTCGCGCAGTTCTCCGGCAACCTGAGCAACTCCGCGCCGGACCTGGTGCAGAGCCTCGACAACCTGAGCACCACCACCCGCACCGTGGCGGACGAGCAGCAGAACCTGTCGAGCCTCTACGGCAACCTGACCACGGCGTCGCAGGACCTGCAGACGTTCCTGGAGAACAACTCCCAGAACATCATCAGCCTCGCCGGCACCGCGCGGCCGACGGCCGAGCTGCTGGCCAAGTACGCGCCCGAGTACCCGTGCGTGATCGGGCAGATGGCGAAGATGGTGCCGGTGATCGACAAGGCGCTGGGCAAGGGCACCGGCCAGCCGGGCCTGCACGCGACCCTCGAAGTGGTGGTCAACCGCGGGCCGTACAAGGCGGGCCAGGACGAGCCGCGGTTCGACGACAAGCGCGGCCCCCGTTGTTACGACCTGAACCCGGCGCCGAACCCGTTCCCGCAGGAGCCGCCGGACGGCGCGTTCAAGGACGGCACGAGCCACACGCCCGCCCCCAAGACCGTCGGCGAGGGCCTGAACCCGGCCAACTTCAAGGCCGACGCGGCCGGGCTGAACGGCAGCGGCGCCACGGGCGGCGACCCGGCCTACTCGACCGGTGAGAACGAGTTCCTGTCCCAGCTCATCGGCCCCCAGGTCGGTATGGCGGCGAGCGACTTCCCCGGCTGGGGCTCGCTGCTCGTCGGCCCGCTCTACCGAGGCACGGAGGTGACGGTCAAGTGA
- a CDS encoding MCE family protein translates to MTDTRFGQSLTRGFTIAIVLALAVAGGLWWTLKDAGRTHLTAYFSGAVGLYEGNSVRMLGVDMGTVTKIQPMGNQVRVDLEYDRSIPVPADAKALIVAPSLVSDRYVQLAPAYTGGPQISDGAVIPLDRTEVPLEVDQLAASLAKVSETLGPNGANKNGSLSDLLNTAAKNLDGNGQALHDTITKLGQASGTLAGNKDDLFQTVQNLGQFSQTLVNSDGQVRQFESQLADVSGYLAGEKDNLAATVQQLGTTLTSVQSFIEQNRGRLKSNVDKLASVTKVLVDQRSALAEILDVAPVGLSNLVNVYNGSSGTLDARPNLNELTAPPLVMVCNLLKQTDATKALLGSACDGIAGVVDGLVPLPSTAQVLQSLENGKLPPLPLPLAGQVYGTGS, encoded by the coding sequence ATGACCGACACCCGCTTCGGCCAGTCCCTCACCCGCGGCTTCACCATCGCGATCGTGCTCGCGCTGGCGGTCGCCGGCGGGCTCTGGTGGACACTCAAGGACGCCGGGCGCACCCACCTGACCGCGTACTTCTCCGGCGCCGTCGGCCTTTACGAGGGCAACAGCGTCCGGATGCTCGGCGTGGACATGGGCACCGTCACCAAGATCCAGCCGATGGGCAACCAGGTCCGCGTCGACCTCGAGTACGACCGCTCGATCCCGGTGCCCGCCGACGCGAAGGCGCTGATCGTGGCGCCGTCGCTGGTCAGCGACCGCTACGTGCAGCTGGCCCCGGCCTACACCGGCGGCCCGCAGATCTCCGACGGCGCCGTGATCCCGCTCGACCGCACCGAGGTGCCGCTGGAGGTCGACCAGCTCGCCGCCAGCCTCGCGAAGGTGAGCGAGACGCTCGGCCCGAACGGCGCCAACAAGAACGGCTCGCTCTCGGACCTGCTGAACACCGCGGCGAAGAACCTCGACGGCAACGGCCAGGCCCTGCACGACACGATCACCAAGCTGGGCCAGGCCTCCGGCACGTTGGCGGGCAACAAGGACGACCTGTTCCAGACTGTGCAGAACCTCGGCCAGTTCTCCCAGACGCTGGTGAACAGCGACGGCCAGGTGCGCCAGTTCGAGAGCCAGCTGGCCGACGTCAGCGGCTACCTGGCGGGGGAGAAGGACAATCTCGCCGCCACGGTGCAGCAGCTGGGCACCACGCTGACCTCGGTGCAGAGCTTCATCGAGCAGAACCGCGGCCGGCTTAAGTCCAATGTGGACAAGCTCGCCAGCGTCACCAAGGTGCTGGTCGACCAGCGCAGCGCGCTCGCCGAAATCCTCGACGTCGCGCCCGTCGGCCTGTCGAACCTGGTGAATGTCTACAACGGCTCGTCCGGCACGCTCGACGCCCGGCCGAACCTCAACGAGCTGACCGCGCCGCCGCTGGTGATGGTCTGCAACCTGCTCAAGCAGACCGACGCGACCAAGGCGCTGCTCGGCAGCGCGTGCGACGGGATCGCCGGCGTGGTCGACGGGCTGGTGCCGCTGCCGTCGACGGCACAGGTGCTGCAGTCGCTGGAGAACGGCAAGCTGCCGCCACTCCCGCTCCCGCTCGCGGGCCAGGTCTACGGGACGGGGAGCTGA
- a CDS encoding MlaE family ABC transporter permease produces MTFIAGAKRIANRPLQTLDTLGDQMSFYGRALLWTPRTLRRYMKEVLRLLAEVSFGSGSLAVIGGTVGVMVGLTLFTGVLVGLQGYSALNSIGTSAFTGFLTAFFNTREIAPLVAGLALSATVGAGFTAQLGAMRISEEIDALEVMGVPSLPYLVTTRIIAGFVAVIPLYIIGLLSSYLASRLVVIYIYNQSAGTYDHYFDLFLPPQDVLYSFIKVLIFSVLIILSHCYFGYRASGGPAGVGVAVGKAVRLSIVTVSIVNFFIGFAIWGTDVTVRIAG; encoded by the coding sequence ATGACGTTCATCGCGGGGGCCAAGCGGATCGCGAACCGCCCGCTCCAGACCCTGGACACGCTCGGCGACCAGATGTCGTTCTACGGCCGCGCGCTGCTCTGGACGCCGCGGACGCTGCGCCGCTACATGAAGGAAGTGCTGCGGCTGCTGGCCGAGGTCAGCTTCGGCTCCGGCTCGCTCGCCGTCATCGGCGGCACGGTCGGCGTGATGGTCGGCCTGACGCTGTTCACCGGTGTCCTGGTGGGCCTGCAGGGCTACTCGGCCCTGAACTCGATCGGCACCTCGGCGTTCACCGGCTTCCTGACGGCGTTCTTCAACACCCGCGAGATCGCGCCGCTGGTCGCCGGGCTTGCCTTGAGCGCGACGGTCGGCGCCGGGTTCACCGCGCAGCTCGGCGCGATGCGGATCTCCGAGGAGATCGACGCGCTCGAGGTCATGGGCGTGCCGAGCCTGCCGTACCTGGTGACCACGCGGATCATCGCCGGCTTCGTCGCCGTGATCCCGCTGTACATCATCGGCCTGCTCAGCTCGTATCTCGCCTCGCGGCTGGTCGTTATCTACATCTACAACCAGTCCGCCGGGACCTACGACCACTACTTCGACCTCTTCCTACCTCCACAGGACGTGTTGTACTCGTTCATCAAGGTGCTGATCTTCAGCGTCTTGATCATTCTTTCGCACTGCTACTTCGGCTACCGGGCCTCCGGCGGGCCCGCCGGGGTCGGCGTGGCCGTCGGCAAGGCCGTGCGGCTGAGCATTGTCACGGTTTCGATCGTGAACTTCTTCATCGGTTTCGCTATCTGGGGAACCGACGTCACGGTGAGGATTGCGGGATGA
- the rplJ gene encoding 50S ribosomal protein L10, which produces MAKPDKVAAVAEIAESFRSSSATVVTQYTGLSVSQLSQLRRALGTSAKYRVAKNTLVERAAKDAGVEGLEDLFVGATAIAFIEGEPVNAAKALRDFAKEHNALVIKGGYMDGKPLSVDEITKIADLDSREVLLSKAAGAFKAKLSQAAALFQAPASQVARLAAALEEKQRSATGTEAAEAPAES; this is translated from the coding sequence ATGGCGAAGCCCGACAAGGTGGCGGCCGTCGCCGAGATCGCGGAGAGCTTCCGCAGCAGCTCGGCCACCGTCGTTACCCAGTACACCGGCCTCTCCGTGTCCCAGCTGTCCCAGCTGCGCCGCGCTCTCGGCACCAGTGCCAAGTACCGGGTCGCGAAGAACACCCTCGTCGAGCGTGCCGCCAAGGACGCCGGCGTCGAGGGTCTCGAGGACCTGTTCGTGGGCGCGACCGCGATCGCCTTCATCGAGGGTGAGCCGGTCAACGCCGCGAAGGCCCTTCGCGACTTCGCGAAGGAACACAACGCGCTTGTCATCAAGGGCGGCTACATGGACGGCAAGCCGCTGTCCGTGGACGAGATCACCAAGATCGCCGATCTCGACAGCCGTGAGGTCCTGCTCTCCAAGGCAGCGGGCGCGTTCAAGGCGAAGCTTTCCCAGGCCGCTGCGCTGTTCCAGGCGCCGGCGTCCCAGGTCGCCCGCCTGGCTGCCGCGCTGGAGGAGAAGCAGCGCAGCGCCACCGGTACCGAAGCAGCCGAAGCACCCGCCGAGAGCTGA
- the rplL gene encoding 50S ribosomal protein L7/L12: MAKLSTAELIDAFKELTLLELSEFVKEFEDTFDVTAAAPAAVVAAAPGAAAPAAAEEQDEFDVVLEGAGDKKIQVIKVVREVVSGLGLKEAKELVEAAPKALLEKVDKEAAEAAKEKLEAAGAKISIK, from the coding sequence ATGGCGAAGCTGAGCACCGCCGAGCTGATCGACGCTTTCAAGGAGCTCACCCTTCTTGAGCTGTCCGAGTTCGTGAAGGAGTTCGAGGACACCTTCGACGTCACCGCTGCCGCCCCGGCCGCCGTCGTGGCCGCCGCCCCGGGTGCCGCTGCCCCGGCCGCCGCCGAGGAGCAGGACGAGTTCGACGTCGTCCTCGAGGGCGCCGGCGACAAGAAGATCCAGGTCATCAAGGTCGTCCGCGAGGTCGTCTCGGGCCTGGGCCTGAAGGAGGCCAAGGAGCTGGTCGAGGCCGCCCCCAAGGCGCTGCTGGAGAAGGTCGACAAGGAGGCCGCCGAGGCCGCCAAGGAGAAGCTCGAGGCCGCTGGCGCCAAGATCTCCATCAAGTGA
- a CDS encoding MCE family protein, which yields MKSFQKRNPVPIALVGIAVLALGFIAALNSDDLPVIGGGTTYSAEFSEAAGLTTDNDVRVAGVKVGKVSAIKIDGASVKVSFKVKDAWLGDKTTAAIKIKTLLGQKYLVLDPQGVGTLNPDQPIPRDRTMSPFDVLDAFRGLSQTVDDINTDQLAQSFDAITQTFANTPADVKGALSGLSKLSDTIAKRDSQLSNLLANTREVSQTLVDRDSEVTKLITDGNQLLDEVSKREQAISALLDGSRQLATQLQGLVDDNDKQLDPVLTNLDQLTSMLQRNQDSLAQGIAKFAPFIRVFTNTIGTGHWFDNYICGLVLPSVGPLNQEGCYSK from the coding sequence ATGAAGTCGTTCCAGAAACGCAATCCCGTGCCGATCGCGCTGGTCGGCATCGCGGTGCTCGCGCTCGGCTTCATCGCCGCGCTGAACTCCGACGACCTGCCGGTGATCGGCGGCGGCACCACCTACAGCGCCGAGTTCTCCGAAGCCGCCGGGCTGACGACGGACAACGACGTGCGCGTGGCCGGCGTCAAGGTCGGCAAGGTGTCCGCGATCAAGATCGACGGCGCGAGCGTCAAGGTGTCGTTCAAGGTCAAGGACGCCTGGCTCGGCGACAAGACCACGGCGGCGATCAAGATCAAGACGCTGCTCGGCCAGAAGTACCTGGTGCTGGACCCGCAGGGCGTGGGCACGCTGAACCCGGACCAGCCGATCCCGCGGGACCGCACGATGTCGCCGTTCGACGTGCTCGACGCCTTCCGCGGCCTGTCCCAGACGGTCGACGACATCAACACCGACCAGCTCGCGCAGAGCTTCGACGCCATCACGCAGACCTTCGCGAACACCCCGGCGGACGTGAAGGGCGCGCTCTCGGGCCTGTCGAAGCTCTCGGACACCATCGCGAAGCGCGACTCGCAGCTGTCGAACCTGCTGGCCAACACCCGTGAGGTGTCGCAGACGCTGGTCGACCGCGACTCCGAGGTGACGAAGCTGATCACCGACGGCAACCAGCTGCTGGACGAGGTGTCGAAGCGCGAGCAGGCGATCAGCGCCCTGCTCGACGGCTCGCGCCAGCTGGCCACGCAGCTGCAGGGCCTGGTCGACGACAACGACAAGCAGCTGGACCCGGTGCTCACGAACCTCGACCAGCTGACCTCGATGCTGCAGCGCAATCAGGACTCGCTCGCCCAGGGCATCGCGAAGTTCGCCCCGTTCATCCGGGTGTTCACCAACACCATCGGCACCGGGCACTGGTTCGACAACTACATCTGCGGCCTGGTGCTGCCGTCGGTCGGGCCGCTCAACCAAGAGGGGTGTTACTCGAAATGA
- a CDS encoding MlaE family ABC transporter permease yields the protein MLRETGNLFALGLDIIRGLFQRPFQLREFIQQSWFIASVTILPTALVAIPFGAVISLQFGSLARQLGAQSYTGAGSVLATVQQASPLVTALLVAGAGGSAVCADIGARTIREEIDAMEVLGVSAVQRLIVPRALAMMLIALLLNGMVSVIGVLGGYFFNVVLQGGTPGAYLASFSALAQLPDLWVGELKALIFGFIAAVVAAYRGLHPSGGPKGVGDAVNQSVVITFLLLFVVNFVITLIYLQIVPGKLD from the coding sequence ATGCTCCGTGAGACCGGGAACCTGTTCGCCCTCGGCCTCGACATCATCCGGGGCCTGTTCCAGCGCCCGTTCCAGCTGCGGGAGTTCATCCAGCAGTCGTGGTTCATCGCGAGCGTGACGATCCTGCCGACGGCACTCGTCGCGATCCCGTTCGGCGCGGTCATCTCGTTGCAGTTCGGCTCGCTCGCGCGCCAGCTCGGCGCGCAGTCCTACACCGGCGCGGGCTCGGTGCTCGCCACCGTGCAGCAGGCCAGCCCGCTGGTCACCGCGCTGCTGGTGGCCGGCGCCGGCGGCAGCGCGGTCTGCGCGGACATCGGCGCCCGCACCATCCGCGAGGAGATCGACGCGATGGAGGTGCTGGGCGTCTCCGCGGTCCAGCGCCTGATCGTGCCCCGCGCGCTGGCGATGATGCTGATCGCGTTGCTGCTCAACGGCATGGTCAGTGTCATCGGCGTGCTCGGCGGCTACTTCTTCAACGTCGTCCTCCAGGGCGGCACGCCGGGCGCCTACCTGGCGAGCTTCTCCGCGCTGGCGCAGCTGCCCGACCTCTGGGTCGGCGAGCTGAAGGCGCTGATCTTCGGGTTCATCGCCGCGGTCGTGGCCGCCTACCGGGGCCTGCACCCGAGCGGCGGCCCGAAGGGCGTCGGCGACGCCGTGAACCAGTCCGTCGTCATCACCTTCCTGCTGCTGTTCGTCGTGAACTTCGTGATCACGCTGATCTACCTGCAGATCGTGCCCGGAAAGCTGGACTAG
- a CDS encoding MCE family protein, protein MRGLLAPLIKLLVFVVVTVLFTTVLGISIANINTTSTNEYSARFTDATLVLPNDDVRIAGVRVGQVKDVKIVDKRQAQVDFEVDTGLRLPAGVTAQIKFRNLVGQRYVSLGEGSNTTGAMLQPGGTIPLERTTPALDLTELFNGFKPLFTALNPDDVNKLSYEVIQVLQGEGGTVESLLSHTASLTTAIAGKDQVIGEVIDNLNSVLDTVNAHTPQLSDLIVKLQQLVSGLAADRKPIGDAIEGLGNLAQTTAGLLGDARAPLKDDISALGTLTSRLDQNEPDLEHFIQFLPQKVSALTRTADYGSWFNFYACEMKGSIALPPLINQPIDVPLLPSNRERCSG, encoded by the coding sequence GTGAGGGGCTTGCTCGCACCGCTCATCAAGCTGCTGGTCTTCGTCGTGGTCACCGTGCTGTTCACCACGGTCCTCGGCATCAGCATCGCGAACATCAACACCACCAGCACCAACGAGTACTCGGCGCGGTTCACCGACGCGACGCTGGTGCTGCCCAACGACGACGTCCGCATCGCCGGCGTCCGCGTGGGGCAGGTCAAGGACGTCAAGATCGTGGACAAGCGCCAGGCGCAGGTGGACTTCGAGGTGGACACCGGGCTCAGGCTGCCCGCCGGCGTCACCGCGCAGATCAAGTTCCGCAACCTGGTCGGCCAGCGTTACGTCTCGCTCGGCGAAGGCAGCAACACCACCGGCGCGATGCTCCAGCCCGGCGGCACCATCCCGCTGGAGCGGACCACGCCGGCGCTGGACCTCACCGAGCTGTTCAACGGGTTCAAGCCGCTGTTCACCGCGCTGAACCCGGACGACGTCAACAAGCTCTCCTACGAGGTCATCCAGGTCCTGCAGGGCGAGGGCGGCACCGTGGAGAGCCTGCTGTCGCACACCGCTTCGCTGACCACCGCGATCGCCGGCAAGGACCAGGTCATCGGCGAGGTCATCGACAACCTCAACTCGGTGCTCGACACGGTGAACGCGCACACGCCGCAGCTGTCCGACCTGATCGTGAAGCTGCAGCAGCTGGTGTCCGGCCTGGCCGCCGACCGCAAGCCGATCGGCGACGCGATCGAAGGCCTCGGCAATCTCGCCCAGACGACCGCCGGCCTGCTCGGCGACGCCAGGGCGCCGCTGAAGGACGACATCAGCGCGCTCGGCACGCTCACCAGCAGGCTCGACCAGAACGAGCCGGACCTCGAGCACTTCATCCAGTTCCTGCCGCAGAAGGTCAGCGCGCTGACGCGCACCGCGGACTACGGCTCGTGGTTCAACTTCTACGCGTGCGAGATGAAGGGGAGCATCGCCCTGCCTCCGCTGATCAACCAGCCGATCGACGTCCCGCTCCTGCCCTCCAACCGGGAGAGGTGCAGCGGATGA
- a CDS encoding ABC transporter ATP-binding protein: MGAEVVIEGLTKSFGRQAIWRDVTLTLPPGEVSAMLGPSGTGKSVFLKSMIGLLKPDRGRCVINGVDIVTCSEHKLYEIRKLFGVLFQDGALFGSMNLYDNVAFPLREHTKKSETEIRRIVSEKLEMTGLAGADKKLPGEISGGMRKRAGLARALVLDPQIILVDEPDSGLDPVRTAYISQLLIDLNTQIDATILIVTHNINLARTVPDNLGMLFRKELVMFGPREVLLTSDEPVVEQFLNGRKRGPIGMSEEKDSATMEREEAEAAAGHSDGSPDEDVRGVVPQMQPSPGLPERAGARHRMDRVMRILHTLPAAAQEGIIGSLSPEEQRHYNVRPSHGVPVAAAPARHGLEDTQQIPRHTGPVANQHQGELPADQVARIPGGWSGNAGDAPRPGAGYFDPPRNGPGGA; the protein is encoded by the coding sequence ATGGGTGCCGAGGTGGTCATCGAAGGTCTTACGAAGTCCTTCGGCAGGCAGGCCATCTGGCGGGACGTGACGCTGACCCTGCCGCCCGGCGAGGTGTCCGCGATGCTCGGCCCGTCCGGAACCGGCAAGTCCGTGTTCCTGAAGTCGATGATCGGCCTGCTCAAGCCCGACCGCGGGCGCTGCGTGATCAACGGGGTCGACATCGTCACGTGCTCCGAGCACAAGCTGTACGAGATCCGGAAGCTCTTCGGCGTCCTGTTCCAGGACGGCGCGCTGTTCGGCTCCATGAACCTCTACGACAACGTCGCCTTCCCGCTGCGCGAGCACACCAAGAAGTCCGAGACCGAGATCCGCCGCATCGTCAGTGAGAAGCTGGAGATGACGGGGCTCGCCGGCGCGGACAAGAAGCTCCCCGGCGAGATCTCCGGCGGTATGCGCAAGCGCGCCGGCCTCGCGCGGGCGCTGGTGCTCGACCCGCAGATCATCCTCGTCGACGAGCCGGACTCCGGCCTCGACCCGGTGCGCACCGCGTACATCTCGCAGCTGCTGATCGACCTGAACACGCAGATCGACGCGACGATCCTGATCGTCACCCACAACATCAACCTGGCCCGCACCGTGCCGGACAACCTGGGCATGCTGTTCCGCAAGGAGCTGGTCATGTTCGGCCCGCGCGAGGTGCTGCTGACCAGCGACGAGCCGGTCGTCGAGCAGTTCCTCAACGGCCGTAAGCGCGGTCCCATCGGCATGTCCGAGGAGAAGGACTCCGCCACGATGGAGCGGGAGGAGGCCGAGGCCGCGGCCGGGCACTCCGACGGCTCCCCGGACGAGGACGTGCGCGGCGTCGTCCCGCAGATGCAGCCCAGCCCCGGCCTGCCGGAGCGCGCGGGCGCCCGCCATCGGATGGACCGCGTGATGCGGATCCTCCACACGCTCCCGGCCGCCGCGCAGGAAGGGATCATCGGGTCCCTCTCGCCGGAGGAGCAGCGGCACTACAACGTGCGCCCGAGCCACGGCGTGCCCGTGGCGGCGGCGCCCGCCCGGCACGGCCTCGAGGACACCCAGCAGATCCCGCGGCACACCGGACCCGTGGCCAACCAGCACCAGGGCGAGCTGCCCGCCGACCAGGTCGCCCGGATCCCGGGCGGCTGGAGCGGCAACGCGGGTGACGCCCCGAGACCCGGCGCGGGCTACTTCGACCCACCAAGGAACGGGCCAGGTGGCGCGTGA
- a CDS encoding MCE family protein, with translation MKRLTKFAGAGVVTTVSALVLSGCGFSGIYDVPLPGGADLGSHPYTVKVQFQDVLDLVPQAGVKVNEVPVGRVESIGLTPDHWHAEVTVAVNGDVKLPANALANVKQSSLLGEKYVELSSPGDGEAQGQLANNATIPLARTGRDVEVEEVLGALSLLLNGGGVAQLNTITKELNNATAGKEPDIKALLDNANELVTNLDEQSSNITRALDGLNRLSMTLRDQKDKLVGAVDNLGPGLGVLEQQRGQLVTMLNALNNLSGVATDTVNKSKADLVADLKALTPTLQKLGEAGNDLPKALQILLTFPFSDQAYDDVKGDYFNLFAKVDLNLKDIIDNLGNSRQNPLSGILPVPGLTGGVSGTPGDQAPPLPIPGQTGSGSQQPNSAGGQGGAQPPQSGLSGLFGLLSGGAG, from the coding sequence GTGAAGCGACTCACGAAGTTCGCCGGCGCCGGGGTGGTCACCACGGTGTCCGCGCTGGTGCTGAGCGGCTGCGGGTTCAGCGGCATCTACGACGTGCCGCTGCCCGGCGGCGCCGACCTCGGCAGCCACCCGTACACGGTGAAGGTGCAGTTCCAGGACGTGCTCGACCTCGTGCCGCAGGCCGGCGTGAAGGTGAACGAGGTGCCGGTCGGCCGCGTCGAGTCGATCGGGCTCACCCCGGACCACTGGCACGCCGAGGTGACCGTCGCGGTCAACGGCGACGTGAAGCTCCCGGCCAACGCGCTGGCGAACGTGAAGCAGTCGAGCCTGCTCGGCGAGAAGTACGTGGAGCTGTCCTCACCCGGTGACGGCGAGGCGCAGGGTCAGCTGGCGAACAACGCCACCATCCCGCTCGCCCGAACCGGCCGCGACGTCGAGGTGGAAGAGGTGCTCGGCGCGCTGTCACTGCTGCTCAACGGCGGTGGCGTCGCCCAGCTGAACACCATCACCAAGGAGCTGAACAACGCGACGGCCGGCAAGGAGCCGGACATCAAGGCGCTGCTGGACAACGCCAACGAGCTGGTGACCAACCTCGACGAGCAGTCGTCGAACATCACGCGCGCGCTCGACGGGCTGAACCGGCTGTCGATGACGCTCAGGGACCAGAAGGACAAGCTGGTCGGCGCCGTCGACAACCTCGGCCCCGGCCTCGGCGTGCTGGAGCAGCAGCGGGGCCAGCTCGTGACGATGCTGAACGCGCTGAACAACCTCTCCGGCGTCGCGACCGACACGGTGAACAAGAGCAAGGCGGACCTCGTGGCCGACCTCAAGGCCCTCACCCCGACGCTGCAGAAGCTCGGCGAGGCGGGCAACGACCTGCCGAAGGCGTTGCAGATCCTGCTGACCTTCCCGTTCAGCGACCAGGCCTACGACGACGTGAAGGGCGACTACTTCAACCTCTTCGCGAAGGTCGACCTGAACCTGAAGGACATCATCGACAACCTCGGCAACAGCAGGCAGAACCCGCTGTCGGGGATCCTCCCGGTGCCCGGCCTGACCGGCGGCGTCAGCGGCACGCCCGGCGACCAGGCGCCGCCGCTGCCGATCCCCGGCCAGACCGGCTCGGGTTCGCAGCAGCCGAACTCCGCCGGTGGCCAGGGTGGCGCGCAGCCTCCGCAGAGCGGCCTCTCCGGCCTCTTCGGCCTGCTTTCGGGAGGTGCGGGCTGA